A single Fusarium oxysporum Fo47 chromosome IV, complete sequence DNA region contains:
- a CDS encoding acyl transferase domain-containing protein — MYGAGQGPQTGISTPRSSASLRPLTLSHGSLETSFLIPTNLHFHASQLKDKFVATLPEATDELAQDDEPSSVPDLVARYLGLIAHEVDEGEDDEQGSYEEVLKLVLNEFERNFLRGNEAHAIAASLPGIESKKLDFIRSYYTARAVCNRPIKPHASALFRAAEDGDAEIYTIFGGQGNIEEYFEELREIFKTYSSFVGDLITRSAELLQTLSKNPKAEKMFPKGLDIMNWLHHQDSTPDVDYLISAPVSFPLIGLVQLAHYEVTCKVLGVHPGMLRERITGSTGHSQGIVMAAATAAADSWDSWRDITSSVLTMLFWIGTRSQQAFPITSMTPTMLRESQEHGEGAPTPMLSIRDLPQAEVQKHIDATNHYLPEDRHISISLINSPRNLVVTGPPTSLYGLNAQLRKVKAPVGLDQNRIPYTERKVRFANRFLPITAPFHSNYLAEATAMIDEDLKDISIDSSDLGIAVFDTNTGKDLREEVKGNIVPALVRLITRDPVNWEKATVFPDATHILDFGPGGVSGLGVLTSRNKEGTGVRVILAGTVDGGMNDLGYKAELFDRDEENAVKYAIDWVKEFGPKLVTNKSGRTYLDTKMSRLLGLPPIVVAGMTPATVPWDFVAATMNAGYHIELAGGGYFIGPMMTDAITKIEKAIPAGRGISVNLIYVNPRAMAWQIPLIGKLRSEGVPIEGLTIGAGVPSIEVAQEYIETLGLKHISFKPGSVDAIQAVINIAKANPHFPVMLQWTGGRGGGHHSFEDFHQPILQMYGRIRRQENIILVAGSGFGGADDTYPYITGDWAKKYGYPPMPFDGCLFGSRMMVAKEAHTSKAAKEAIVAAPGLEDSEWEQTYKGPAGGVLTVRSEMGEPIHKLATRGVRFWAEMDQKIFSLPKEKRVAELNKNKDYIIKKLNDDCQKVWFGRNKEGKACDLDDMTYADVLRRLVELLYVKHQSRWIDRSYTVLVGDYIHRLEERLTTTPGKASLLQSYSELNEPFEVIDRILAAYPDAETQIINAQDVQHFLIMCMRPTQKPVTFIPVFDDNFEFYFKKDSLWQSEDLDAVVGQDVGRTCILQGPAAAKFSTEIDQPIKSILDGIHESHVEYLTRDLYNNNKATIPYIEYFGGKLVDPEMPLDVEGLTVSYDTYKNTYRLSSSAAATLPELDSWLSLLAGPNRNWRHALLMADVVAQGQKFQTNPIRRIFAPSRGLFVEISYPNDPSKTTIVVREQPRHNQYIDVIEVKLVGENKIQVNMIKETTALGKPAALPLEFTYHPEAGYSPIREVMEGRNDRIKEFYWKAWFGEEPLDLDADVTAKFDGGKTTITGEAINDFVHAVGNHGEAFVDRPGKTVYAPMDFAIVIGWKAITKPIFPRTIDGDLLKLVHLSNQFRMIPGAEPLKKGDEVSTTAQINAVINQEAGKMVEVCGTLVRDGKPVMEVTSQFLYRGTYTDYENTFQRKVETPIQLHLATTRDVAILRSKQWFSVDELPQNIDLLGQTLTFRLQSLVRYKNKAVFSSIETRGQVLLELPTKEIIQVGSVDYETGESHGNPVVDYLERNGQPIDQPINFENSIPLSGKSPLALRAPASNENYARVSGDYNPIHVSRVFSSYANLPGTITHGMYSSASVRSLIETWAAENNIGRVRSFHASLVGMVLPNDELEVKLQHTGMVSGRKIIKVEVRNKETEDKVLEGEAEVEQPVTAYVFTGQGSQEQGMGMELYASSPVAKEVWDRADKYLLDAYGFSITNIVKNNPKELTIHFGGPRGKAIRQNYIAMTFETVAADGSIKSEKIFKEIDETTTSYTYRSPTGLLSATQFTQPALTLMEKASFEDMKAKGLVPNNSTFAGHSLGEYSALAALAEVMPIESLVSVVFYRGLTMQVAVERDAAGRSNYSMCAVNPSRISKTFNEAALQFVVDNIAEETGWLLEIVNYNIANMQYVCAGDLRALDTLAGVTNFIKIQKIDIEEVKDNIEEVKGHLREIIRGCAEKTLAKPTPLELERGFATIPLRGIDVPFHSTFLRSGVKPFRSFLLKKINKTSIDPSKLVGKYIPNVTAKPFALTKEYFEDVYKLTNSPKIGAVLANWEKYNQDETATNGVEGSDSSSGEYEGSGRAA; from the exons ATGTACGGCGCCGGTCAAGGCCCTCAAACGGGCATTTCCACCCCCAGATCTAGCGCTTCTCTTCGGCCGTTGACTCTCTCCCACGGCTCTCTCGAGACCTCTTTTCTCATTCCCACCAACCTCCATTTCCACGCCTCTCAGTTGAAAGACAAGTTTGTCGCTACTCTTCCCGAAGCCACCGACGAGCTTGCCCAGGATGACGAGCCTTCATCCGTTCCCGACCTGGTCGCCAGATACCTTGGCCTCATTGCTcacgaggttgatgagggtgaagatgatgagcaagGCTCCTACGAGGAGGTTCTGAAGCTCGTTCTCAACGAGTTCGAGCGCAATTTCCTTCGTGGCAATGAAGCTCACGCCATTGCTGCCAGTTTGCCTGGTATTgagtccaagaagctcgactTCATCCGCAGCTACTACACCGCTCGTGCTGTGTGCAACCGACCGATCAAGCCCCACGCTTCAGCCCTTTTCCGAGCAGCTGAGGATGGTGACGCCGAAATCTACACAATTTTCGGCGGTCAGGGTAATATTGAGGAGTACTTCGAGGAATTGCGAGAGATCTTCAAGACGTACTCAAGCTTTGTTGGTGATCTTATCACCCGCTCAGCTGAGCTGCTCCAGACTCTCtccaagaaccccaaggccgagaagatgTTCCCCAAGGGTCTTGATATCATGAACTGGCTTCATCACCAGGACTCTACTCCTGATGTCGATTATCTCATTTCGGCACCTGTCAGTTTCCCTCTTATCGGCCTTGTCCAGCTTGCCCATTATGAGGTGACATGTAAGGTTCTTGGTGTGCATCCTGGTATGCTGCGCGAGAGAATCACTGGTTCCACTGGTCACTCCCAAGGTATTGTCATGGCCGCTGCAACTGCCGCTGCCGACTCTTGGGACTCGTGGAGAGACATTACCAGCTCTGTCCTTACCATGCTTTTCTGGATCGGAACACGAAGCCAGCAGGCATTCCCCATCACCTCCATGACCCCTACCATGCTTCGCGAGTCACAGGAGCACGGCGAGGGTGCCCCCACTCCTATGCTTAGCATTCGAGATCTTCCTCAGGCTGAGGTTCAGAAGCACATCGATGCTACTAACCACTACCTTCCCGAGGATCGTCACATCAGCATCTCTCTTATTAACAGCCCACGAAACTTGGTCGTGACAGGACCCCCCACCTCCCTCTACGGTCTTAACGCTCAGCTgcgcaaggtcaaggccCCTGTTGGCCTGGATCAGAACCGTATTCCCTACACAGAGCGAAAGGTTCGCTTCGCCAACCGATTCCTGCCCATCACCGCACCTTTCCACAGCAATTACCTCGCCGAGGCTACCGCCATGATTGATGAGGATCTCAAGGATATCTCAATTGACTCCAGTGATCTCGGAATTGCCGTGTTCGATACCAACACTGGTAAAGATCTCCGAGAAGAGGTCAAGGGCAACATTGTCCCCGCCCTTGTCCGATTGATCACTCGCGATCCCGTCAACTGGGAGAAGGCTACTGTCTTCCCTGATGCCACCCACATTCTTGACTTCGGCCCTGGTGGTGTTTCCGGTCTCGGTGTTCTGACCAGCCGAAACAAGGAGGGTACTGGCGTTCGTGTCATCTTGGCTGGTACTGTCGATGGTGGCATGAACGACCTCGGCTACAAGGCTGAGCTCTTCGATAGAGATGAGGAAAATGCCGTCAAATATGCCATTGACTGGGTTAAGGAGTTTGGTCCCAAGCTTGTCACCAACAAGAGTGGCCGAACATACCTTGATACCAAGATGAGTCGTCTCCTTGGTCTCCCTCCCATCGTTGTTGCTGGTATGACTCCCGCTACCGTCCCCTGGGATTTCGTCGCCGCTACCATGAACGCTGGATACCACATCGAACTTGCTGGCGGTGGTTACTTCATTGGCCCCATGATGACCGATGCTATtaccaagatcgagaaggcCATCCCCGCTGGTCGTGGTATTTCCGTCAACCTGATCTATGTCAACCCCCGTGCTATGGCCTGGCAGATCCCCTTGATCGGCAAGCTTCGATCTGAGGGTGTCCCTATTGAGGGTCTTACcattggtgctggtgttCCCTCCATCGAGGTCGCCCAGGAGTACATCGAGACCCTTGGCCTCAAGCACATCAGCTTCAAGCCCGGTTCCGTCGATGCCATCCAGGCTGTTATCAATATCGCCAAGGCTAACCCCCATTTCCCTGTCATGCTTCAGTGGACTGGTGGCCGTGGTGGTGGTCATCACTCTTTCGAGGATTTCCACCAGCCTATCCTCCAGATGTACGGCCGTATCCGACGACAGGAGAACATTATTCTTGTTGCTGGTAGTGGTTTCGGTGGTGCTGATGACACCTACCCCTACATCACTGGTGACTGGGCCAAGAAATACGGTTATCCTCCCATGCCCTTCGATGGTTGCTTGTTCGGTAGCCGCATGATGGTTGCCAAGGAGGCTCACACCAGCAAGGCGGCCAAGGAGGCTATTGTCGCCGCACCTGGTCTTGAGGACAGCGAGTGGGAGCAGACCTACAAGGGACCGGCTGGTGGTGTTCTCACCGTTCGATCTGAGATGGGTGAGCCTATCCACAAGCTTGCCACTCGTGGAGTTCGCTTCTGGGCCGAGATGGACCAGAAGATCTTCAGTCTCCCCAAGGAGAAACGAGTTGCTGagctcaacaagaacaaggactacatcatcaagaagctgaacgACGACTGCCAGAAGGTCTGGTTCGGTCGCAACAAGGAGGGCAAGGCCTGTGACCTTGACGACATGACCTACGCTGATGTTCTCCGTCGTCTTGTCGAGCTCCTCTACGTCAAGCACCAGTCTCGCTGGATTGACCGCTCCTATACTGTTCTCGTCGGTGACTACATTCACCGTCTTGAGGAGCGTTTGACCACCACCCCTGGCAaagcctctcttctccagagcTACTCCGAGCTCAACGAGCCTTTCGAGGTGATTGACCGCATTCTCGCTGCCTACCCTGATGCCGAGACCCAGATCATCAACGCCCAGGATGTTCAGCACTTCCTTATCATGTGCATGCGACCCACTCAGAAGCCTGTCACTTTCATCCCTGTCTTTGACGACAACTTCGAGTTCTACTTCAAGAAGGACTCCCTGTGGCAATCTGAGGATCTCGATGCCGTCGTTGGCCAGGATGTTGGCCGAACCTGTATCCTTCAGGGACCTGCCGCTGCCAAGTTCTCCACTGAGATTGATCAACCCATCAAGTCTATCCTTGACGGCATCCACGAGTCTCATGTTGAGTACCTTACCCGGGATCTttacaacaacaacaaggcTACCATCCCTTACATCGAGTACTTCGGTGGTAAGCTTGTTGACCCCGAGATGCCCCTTGATGTCGAGGGCTTGACTGTCAGCTATGACACCTACAAGAACACCTACCGCTTGTCATCGTCTGCCGCTGCCACTCTCCCTGAGCTCGACTCATGGCTGTCTTTGCTTGCTGGACCCAACCGCAACTGGCGCCATGCTCTGCTCATGGCCGATGTTGTTGCTCAAGGCCAGAAGTTCCAGACCAACCCTATCCGACGCATCTTTGCTCCTTCTCGTGGTCTGTTTGTTGAGATCTCTTACCCCAATGATCCTTCCAAGACTACCATTGTTGTTCGTGAGCAACCCCGTCACAACCAGTACATCGACGTCATTGAGGTTAAGCTTGTCGGCGAGAACAAGATCCAGGTCAACATGATCAAGGAGACCACTGCTCTCGGTAAGCCTGCTGCTCTGCCTCTGGAGTTCACCTACCACCCTGAGGCTGGATACTCTCCTATCCGTGAGGTCATGGAGGGCCGCAACGACCGCATCAAGGAGTTTTACTGGAAGGCGTGGTTCGGCGAGGAGCCTCTCGACCTCGACGCTGATGTTACTGCTAAGTTCGATGGTGGCAAGACTACCATCACTGGCGAGGCTATCAACGATTTCGTGCACGCTGTTGGCAACCACGGAGAGGCTTTTGTCGACCGACCTGGTAAGACTGTCTATGCTCCCATGGACTTTGCCATTGTTATCGGCTGGAAGGCCATTACCAAGCCTATTTTCCCTCGCACCATTGATGGTGACCTTCTGAAGCTTGTCCATCTCTCCAACCAGTTCCGCATGATCCCCGGCGCAGAGCCTCTCAAGAAGGGAGACGAGGTCTCCACCACTGCCCAGATCAACGCTGTCATCAACCAGGAGGCTGGCAAGATGGTTGAGGTCTGTGGTACTCTCGTCCGTGATGGCAAGCCTGTCATGGAGGTTACCTCCCAATTCTTGTACCGTGGTACTTACACCGACTACGAGAACACCTTCCAACGAAAGGTCGAGACTCCTATCCAGCTTCATCTGGCCACCACTCGGGATGTTGCTATCCTTCGATCCAAGCAGTGGTTCTCCGTCGACGAGCTTCCTCAGAACATCGACTTGCTTGGCCAGACCCTGACTTTCCGTCTCCAGAGCTTGGTTCGctacaagaacaaggctgTCTTCAGCAGCATTGAGACCCGAGGCCAGGTTCTGCTTGAGCTCCCCACCAAGGAGATCATCCAGGTCGGTAGCGTCGACTATGAGACCGGAGAGTCTCATGGTAACCCCGTTGTTGATTACCTTGAGCGCAACGGCCAGCCTATCGACCAACCCATCAACTTCGAGAACTCCATCCCTCTCAGCGGCAAGTCTCCTCTCGCTCTCCGAGCCCCTGCTTCCAACGAGAATTACGCTCGTGTGTCCGGTGACTACAACCCCATCCACGTCTCTCGTGTCTTCTCCAGCTATGCCAACCTCCCTGGCACCATCACCCATGGCATGTACTCTAGTGCATCCGTGCGAAGCCTGATCGAGACCTGGGCCGCCGAGAACAACATTGGCCGTGTCCGAAGCTTCCACGCCTCGCTTGTTGGCATGGTTCTGCCCAACGATGAGCTCGAGGTTAAGCTTCAACACACTGGCATGGTCTCTGGTcgcaagatcatcaaggttgaggTCCGCAACAAGGAGACTGAGGACAAGGTTCTCGAGggtgaggctgaggttgaaCAGCCTGTGACTGCCTATGTCTTCACTGGACAGGGTTCTCAGGAACAGGGTATGGGTATGGAGTTGTACGCCAGCAGTCCCGTTGCCAAGGAGGTCTGGGATCGCGCCGACAAGTACCTCCTCGACGCCTATG GTTTCTCCATTACCAACATTGTCAAGAACAACCCTAAGGAGCTCACTATTCACTTCGGTGGTCCCCGTGGTAAGGCTATCCGCCAGAACTACATTGCGATGACTTTCGAGACCGTCGCTGCGGATGGTAGCATCAAGTCCGAGAAGATTTTcaaggagattgatgagACCACTACTTCATACACCTACCGCTCCCCTACTGGTCTTCTCTCGGCCACTCAGTTCACTCAGCCTGCCCTTACCTTGATGGAGAAGGCTAGCTTTGAGGATATGAAGGCCAAGGGACTTGTGCCTAACAACAGCACCTTCGCTGGTCACTCTCTCGGTGAATACTCGGCCcttgctgcccttgccgAGGTCATGCCAATTGAGAGTTTGGTGTCCGTTGTGTTCTACCGTGGTCTCACCATGCAGGTTGCCGTCGAGCGTGATGCTGCTGGCCGATCCAACTACTCCATGTGCGCTGTTAACCCCAGCCGCATCAGCAAGACCTTCAACGAAGCCGCTCTCCAGTTCGTTGTTGACAACATTGCTGAGGAGACTGGCTGGCTCCTTGAGATTGTCAACTACAACATTGCCAATATGCAGTATGTTTGCGCTGGTGATCTCCGTGCGCTCGACACTCTTGCTGGTGTGaccaacttcatcaagatccagaagATTGATATTGAAGAGGTCAAGGACAACATCGAGGAGGTTAAGGGACACCTCCGCGAGATCATTCGCGGCTGTGCCGAGAAGACTCTTGCCAAGCCCACTCCTCTTGAGCTGGAGCGTGGCTTCGCTACCATCCCTCTCCGTGGTATCGATGTGCCCTTCCACTCAACCTTCCTTCGATCTGGTGTCAAGCCTTTCCGATCTTTcttgctcaagaagatcaacaagacATCCATCGACCCCTCCAAGTTGGTTGGAAAGTATATTCCCAACGTGACGGCCAAGCCGTTCGCGCTGACCAAGGAGTACTTCGAGGATGTGTACAAGCTGACCAACTCACCCAAGATTGGTGCCGTGCTGGCCAACTGGGAGAAGTATAACCAGGATGAGACCGCTACCAACGGTGTTGAGGGTAGCGACAGCTCCAGTGGCGAGTATGAAGGCTCTGGCCGTGCTGCTTGA